A region of Saccopteryx leptura isolate mSacLep1 chromosome X, mSacLep1_pri_phased_curated, whole genome shotgun sequence DNA encodes the following proteins:
- the LOC136386425 gene encoding ubiquitin-conjugating enzyme E2 D3-like, whose translation MEYSVALKRLNRELLQLSSDPAADYSAWPTVDNMFKWQGCIMGPENSPYEGGVFLLKIHFSRDYPFQPPKIRFSTRIFHPNINKNGSISLDILQSHWSPTLTISKVLLSISCMLCDPDPYDPVAPKIGKLYLTDRPKFDFIARAWTKKYAMIQK comes from the coding sequence ATGGAATACTCTGTGGCTTTAAAACGGCTCAACAGGGAGCTCTTGCAACTTTCTAGTGACCCCGCAGCAGACTACTCAGCATGGCCTACTGTAGACAATATGTTTAAGTGGCAAGGGTGTATAATGGGGCCCGAAAACAGTCCCTACGAGGGAGGAGTTTTCCTCCTAAAGATACATTTTTCACGTGATTATCCCTTCCAACCACCCAAGATACGGTTCAGCACTCGAATTTTTCATCCTAATATTAACAAAAATGGCAGCATCTCTCTGGACATCCTTCAGTCTCACTGGTCTCCCACACTAACCATTTCCAAAGTGCTGTTATCAATCAGCTGCATGTTATGTGATCCCGATCCATACGACCCTGTCGCTCCAAAAATTGGAAAACTCTACCTAACGGACAGGCCAAAGTTTGATTTCATAGCTCGAGCATGGACTAAGAAGTACGCCATGATTCAAAAGTAA